Sequence from the Bacillus sp. es.036 genome:
GCGGTTTACCACATACTTCGCATATCTCAGTTCCATAAGGGTTCACATGTCCGCATTCACAGGTGATGTTTTTGTTGCTCATTGGAACACCCCATTACGGTTGGATTCGCTTCATATAACGATCAATAACTTCCTCTGAAAGACTAGCTTCCGTTTTTTGAATAACCTTTCCATCCTTATCAATTAAAAAGGTAACTGGAATTGGGCCCACTCCATAGTGATTTGTTACATCATTGCTTTTATCAAGCAATACTGGAAAACTAAGATTATACCGATCAGCAAAGCTTTCTGCTGTTAATTTAGGCTCTGAAACATTCACTGCTAATATTTCGACACCTTTTTCCTTGTATTCTTTATACTTCTTGTCCATAGCAGGCATTTCATCTTTACAAGGCTCACAATAAGTTGCCCAGAAATTCAGAAAGACCCCTTTTCCTCTGTAGTCCTCAAGCTCAACTTCATTTCCTTCTAAATCAGTTAATATAAAGTTAGGTGCTTGATCTCCGGCCTGTACGATTCCGCTTTCATTTGCAAAAAAGTTTGTATAGAACGTATAGCCGACTGCTATAAAGACGATAGCCAATATAACAGTCCGCACGATCAGCCGGTTTTTCTTTTTCATCGAACCAACTCCAATCAAACAAAGCAATACTACTCTCACTATAACGTGTCATTAAGACGGAACCTTATCGTTTTTTTGAATTTTGTGTGACAGCTTGGTTTCGCAGCTGTTTTACTTCATAAGGTTTTAGTTCACGATAATCTCCAGGATTCATTCCAGTTAGTTCCAAAAATCCGTAACGTTCTCTTTTTAACTTTTGGACAGGATAACCCAAAGTTTCGAACATACGACGGACTTGACGGTTTTTTCCTTCATGAATTGTTAATTCTACAATCGACTTTTCTTTTTGCTTATCGACTGATAATATTCTTGCGCGTGCTTTAGCGGTTTTGCCATCTTCTAGCTGTACGCCTCTCTCAAGCTTTTGAATGGTTTCTTTATTCATTAAGCCTTTCACTTTTGCCACATACACTTTGTCTACGTGATAGCTTGGGTGCATAAGCTTATTCGCAAAATCCCCATCATTTGTTAGGAGTAAAGCACCTGACGTGTCGTAATCAAGTCTTCCAACAGGAAAAATACGTTCTTCGATTTCATGAAAATAATCGGTAACCGCTTTTCTTCCTTTATCATCATCTATTGTTGATATGACGCCTGTTGGTTTATAAAACAAAAAATAAACAGGTTCTTCGCGTTCTACCTGAATCCCGTTCACTTCGATTTTACAGCGTTCAGATACCTTTGTCCCGAGTTCAGTAACGACTTTGCCGTTTACTTTCACTCTACCTTCTTCAATCAATGTTTCTGCTTTTCGTCTGGAAGTTACACCAGCCTGAGCAATTACTTTTTGCAAACGTTCCATTAAATTCACCTCACTAAAACATCATACTCTTGTCACAGTCAAACCTCAAGCACAGATTCATTCTATCATTTATTATGCTCAAACAAGAATTTTCCAAACCTTCTGTTAGCATTAAAAAAAGCCATGCGAGATGGCTTTTACCCAAAGACGAGAGTAACAAACAAAATCGCTGCGGCAATTCCGACAAGATCTGCTAGTAAGCCTACCTTTAGGGCATTCCCCATGCGCTTAATCCCGATCGCTCCAAAATAGACCGTAATGACATAGAGGGTTGTATCGGTACTACCCTGCATTGTAGAAGCTAATCTTCCTATGAACGAATCTGGCCCATAAGTGCTAATAATATCCGTTGTCATCGCAAGCGCACCTGTCCCAGATATTGGACGTACAAGCGCTAACGGCACTATTTCTGTTGGCACTCCAATTGCTTCTAAAGGAACTTTTAACAAACTACTTAGAAAAGCCATAGCTCCTGAAGCTCGAAACACTGAAATGGCAACCATCATACCAACAAGATAAGGGACGATCGAGACAGCGATAGAAAGTCCTTCTTTCCCACCTTCTACAAACGTTTCATAGGTAGGTACTCTTTTCCAAGTTCCATACGCTAATATAAACCCAATCATCAGAGGGATGATCCAAATCGACATATTCACGTCGAACCCCCCCCTTTACTTCTCCTATAAAAATAACGATCGATGAGTATCGCTCCAATTGTTGAGCATGCCGTTGCTGCAATAGTTGTACCTATTATTTCAGTTGGCGAAACAGAACCATATTTCATCCGGATCGCGATCACGGTAGTTGGGATTAGCGTTAAGCTCGATGTATTAAGAGCAAGCAACGTGACCATTGATCTTGTCGCGTTGTCTTTCATGTCGTTAAGCTTTTTAAGTTCTTCCATAGCTTTTATCCCCATCGGTGTAGCCGCATTACCGAGGCCAAACATGTTTGCCATCATATTGGAAAGAATATAGCCCATAGCTGGGTGATCTGGTGGTACCTCAGGAAATAGTTTTCTAGCAATTGGTTTAAACCCTTTCCCTAATAGATCAAGTAAACCAGATTTCTGAGCAATTCTCATT
This genomic interval carries:
- the resA gene encoding thiol-disulfide oxidoreductase ResA, with the protein product MKKKNRLIVRTVILAIVFIAVGYTFYTNFFANESGIVQAGDQAPNFILTDLEGNEVELEDYRGKGVFLNFWATYCEPCKDEMPAMDKKYKEYKEKGVEILAVNVSEPKLTAESFADRYNLSFPVLLDKSNDVTNHYGVGPIPVTFLIDKDGKVIQKTEASLSEEVIDRYMKRIQP
- a CDS encoding pseudouridine synthase, encoding MERLQKVIAQAGVTSRRKAETLIEEGRVKVNGKVVTELGTKVSERCKIEVNGIQVEREEPVYFLFYKPTGVISTIDDDKGRKAVTDYFHEIEERIFPVGRLDYDTSGALLLTNDGDFANKLMHPSYHVDKVYVAKVKGLMNKETIQKLERGVQLEDGKTAKARARILSVDKQKEKSIVELTIHEGKNRQVRRMFETLGYPVQKLKRERYGFLELTGMNPGDYRELKPYEVKQLRNQAVTQNSKKR
- a CDS encoding spore maturation protein, whose amino-acid sequence is MSIWIIPLMIGFILAYGTWKRVPTYETFVEGGKEGLSIAVSIVPYLVGMMVAISVFRASGAMAFLSSLLKVPLEAIGVPTEIVPLALVRPISGTGALAMTTDIISTYGPDSFIGRLASTMQGSTDTTLYVITVYFGAIGIKRMGNALKVGLLADLVGIAAAILFVTLVFG
- a CDS encoding nucleoside recognition domain-containing protein — protein: MVNLIWAGLFLIGILYALINGTMEEVNKAIFTGAEEAVAVCIGLLSVLIFWLGLMRIAQKSGLLDLLGKGFKPIARKLFPEVPPDHPAMGYILSNMMANMFGLGNAATPMGIKAMEELKKLNDMKDNATRSMVTLLALNTSSLTLIPTTVIAIRMKYGSVSPTEIIGTTIAATACSTIGAILIDRYFYRRSKGGGST